In Carboxydocella sporoproducens DSM 16521, the following are encoded in one genomic region:
- the meaB gene encoding methylmalonyl Co-A mutase-associated GTPase MeaB, whose amino-acid sequence MHSLVEGLLQGNKRSAAKLITIIENQEPQKEEMLAQIFPHTGNAFIIGITGSPGAGKSSLVDSLIRTIRSENKTVGIIAVDPSSPFTGGALLGDRIRMQEHALDPGVFIRSMGTRGSLGGLAHTTRDALRVLDAMGIDVILIETVGVGQSELDIMNVADTTVVVLTPGAGDHIQTIKAGIMEIADVFAVNKGDLPGADKVVTEVEAMLDLGCHTSWRPPVIKTSNLKQQGINELWEAINKHKQFLIANGLWEENRKKRFEQEVLEIVELELRKTIHKKVVDTPLMHEILQQVLERKLAPYNAAISIIRQGLNLKI is encoded by the coding sequence ATGCATTCGTTAGTTGAAGGGTTGTTGCAGGGTAATAAACGCAGTGCGGCAAAATTGATCACTATCATTGAAAACCAAGAGCCGCAAAAAGAAGAAATGTTAGCCCAAATCTTTCCTCATACCGGTAATGCTTTTATTATTGGCATTACTGGCTCACCTGGAGCAGGCAAAAGCTCTCTGGTAGACTCCTTGATTCGAACTATCCGCTCCGAAAATAAAACCGTAGGTATTATCGCTGTGGACCCATCCAGTCCCTTTACAGGTGGAGCTCTGTTAGGAGACCGCATACGCATGCAAGAGCACGCTTTAGATCCAGGAGTTTTTATCCGCAGCATGGGCACCCGCGGCAGTTTAGGAGGTTTAGCCCATACTACCAGAGATGCTCTGCGAGTTTTGGATGCTATGGGGATCGATGTTATCTTAATAGAAACTGTGGGAGTAGGCCAATCAGAACTGGATATTATGAACGTGGCTGACACCACCGTCGTAGTCCTCACCCCTGGAGCAGGGGATCACATCCAGACAATAAAAGCCGGAATCATGGAAATTGCCGATGTTTTCGCCGTTAACAAGGGAGACTTACCCGGAGCAGATAAAGTCGTGACTGAAGTAGAAGCAATGCTGGATTTAGGCTGTCATACTAGCTGGCGCCCTCCAGTCATCAAAACTTCAAACTTAAAACAGCAAGGAATAAACGAACTTTGGGAAGCTATCAATAAACATAAACAGTTCTTAATAGCTAATGGGTTATGGGAAGAAAACAGAAAAAAAAGGTTTGAACAAGAGGTATTAGAGATTGTGGAACTGGAACTGCGGAAAACAATTCACAAAAAAGTGGTAGATACCCCATTAATGCATGAAATTTTACAACAAGTACTTGAAAGAAAACTTGCTCCTTACAATGCAGCGATCAGTATTATTCGTCAAGGGTTAAATTTGAAAATATAA
- a CDS encoding short-chain-enoyl-CoA hydratase, which yields MQFNNLLVQKENNLAILTINRPAALNALNADTLHELGQAIQMLTEDQEVKVIILTGAGEKAFVAGADIAFMQQLDPIAARQFALTGQMVFNQIESCPKPVIAAINGYALGGGCELAMACDIRIASEKAKFGQPEVNLGVIPGFAGTQRLARLVGKGKAKELIFTGDMIDAQEAYQIGLINQIVPHDQLMDQTKKMGLKIASKALVAVQLAKRAINEGLEMPLEQANYHEANYFGLCFATNDQKEGMAAFLAKRPPQFQGK from the coding sequence ATGCAATTCAATAATTTACTGGTTCAAAAAGAAAATAATCTGGCTATTCTAACCATTAACCGCCCTGCTGCTTTAAATGCCCTTAATGCGGACACCCTCCATGAGCTGGGGCAAGCAATTCAAATGTTAACTGAAGACCAGGAAGTTAAAGTCATTATCTTGACCGGGGCAGGAGAGAAGGCTTTTGTAGCAGGCGCTGATATTGCTTTTATGCAGCAACTGGACCCCATTGCGGCAAGGCAGTTTGCCTTAACCGGCCAAATGGTATTTAATCAGATTGAATCCTGTCCTAAACCTGTGATTGCTGCTATTAATGGTTACGCCTTAGGAGGCGGCTGTGAGCTGGCAATGGCCTGTGATATCAGAATAGCCAGTGAAAAAGCCAAATTTGGCCAACCGGAAGTCAATCTGGGAGTCATTCCTGGTTTTGCTGGCACCCAGCGTTTGGCTCGGTTGGTTGGTAAAGGTAAAGCTAAAGAACTGATCTTTACAGGGGATATGATCGATGCCCAGGAGGCTTATCAGATTGGCTTAATTAATCAAATCGTCCCTCATGATCAGCTAATGGACCAAACAAAAAAAATGGGACTAAAAATTGCTAGCAAAGCTCTAGTAGCGGTTCAACTGGCAAAAAGGGCTATCAATGAAGGTTTGGAAATGCCTTTAGAACAGGCAAACTATCATGAAGCTAATTACTTTGGCTTGTGCTTTGCAACAAATGATCAAAAAGAAGGGATGGCCGCCTTTTTGGCAAAAAGACCACCACAGTTTCAAGGCAAATAA
- a CDS encoding acyl-CoA dehydrogenase: MIFKLTEEQEMLRNMVRDFAEKECGPTAAERDEKETFDRSIFDKMAELGLTGIVFPEEYGGAGADYISYAIAVEELSRVDASVGVTLSAHTSLGSNPIYKFGTEEQKQKYLVPLAEGKKMGAFGLTEPFAGSDAGGTRTTAVLDGDEWVLNGTKIFITNGGEAEIYVVFAMTDKEAKPKHKGISAFIVEKGTPGFTFGKKEHKLGIRSSPTMELVFDNCRIPKENLLGQLGEGFKIAMVTLDYGRIGIAAQALGIAQGAYEAALNYAKERKQFGQPIANFQAIQFMLADMATEIEAARLLVYRAAYLASQGVRISKEAAMAKMYASDVAMKVTTNAVQIFGGYGYTREFPVERMMRDAKITQIYEGTNEIQRVVISANILKE, from the coding sequence TTGATTTTCAAGCTCACAGAAGAACAGGAAATGTTACGCAATATGGTCCGGGATTTTGCAGAAAAGGAATGTGGACCTACTGCAGCCGAAAGGGATGAAAAAGAAACTTTTGATCGGTCTATTTTTGATAAAATGGCCGAACTGGGACTTACCGGGATTGTGTTCCCCGAAGAATATGGTGGTGCTGGTGCTGATTATATAAGTTATGCTATCGCCGTCGAGGAACTTTCCCGGGTAGACGCTTCAGTTGGTGTCACTCTGTCCGCCCATACTTCCTTAGGCTCCAACCCCATTTACAAATTTGGGACTGAAGAACAGAAACAAAAATACCTGGTACCCTTAGCCGAGGGCAAGAAAATGGGCGCTTTTGGTTTAACTGAACCCTTCGCTGGTTCTGATGCTGGAGGTACCAGAACTACCGCCGTACTTGATGGTGATGAATGGGTTCTGAATGGTACGAAAATCTTTATTACCAATGGCGGAGAAGCTGAAATATATGTTGTCTTTGCCATGACCGATAAAGAAGCTAAACCCAAACACAAAGGCATAAGTGCTTTTATCGTGGAAAAAGGCACACCTGGTTTCACTTTCGGTAAAAAAGAACACAAACTGGGTATTCGTTCATCACCGACCATGGAGCTGGTTTTTGACAACTGTCGTATCCCAAAAGAAAATCTTCTGGGACAACTGGGTGAAGGGTTTAAAATAGCCATGGTAACCCTGGATTATGGAAGAATTGGTATTGCTGCTCAGGCTTTAGGCATTGCCCAGGGTGCATATGAAGCAGCCTTAAATTATGCTAAAGAAAGAAAACAATTCGGTCAGCCTATTGCCAATTTCCAGGCGATTCAATTTATGCTAGCAGATATGGCTACTGAAATTGAGGCTGCCAGATTATTAGTTTACCGTGCTGCATATCTGGCCAGTCAGGGGGTAAGAATCAGCAAAGAGGCTGCCATGGCCAAAATGTATGCCTCAGATGTAGCAATGAAAGTAACAACCAATGCTGTACAAATCTTTGGCGGTTATGGCTATACCCGTGAATTCCCGGTAGAACGCATGATGCGGGATGCTAAAATAACCCAGATCTATGAAGGTACAAATGAAATTCAACGGGTAGTTATTAGTGCTAATATTTTAAAGGAATAG
- a CDS encoding cob(I)yrinic acid a,c-diamide adenosyltransferase has product MCNQRGIIWTITGDGKGKTTAAFGQALRALGHNQAVAIIQFLKGSNIYGEYRFLQQLANKQLLIKQVGLPTFVRKNIADQIDQDLVLRGWFLARSLIETSYNLVILDEINVALDYGLLAIEDVIKTLTTRPATVSIILTGRNAPQEILAISDTVSIITNGKHHYEQGLMAQAGIEF; this is encoded by the coding sequence GTGTGCAATCAGCGCGGAATAATCTGGACCATTACCGGAGACGGCAAAGGCAAAACTACAGCTGCTTTCGGTCAGGCTCTCAGAGCACTAGGGCATAACCAAGCGGTTGCAATTATTCAATTTCTTAAGGGTAGTAATATCTATGGTGAATACAGGTTTCTTCAGCAATTAGCAAATAAGCAGCTACTGATAAAACAGGTTGGTTTGCCGACCTTTGTGCGCAAAAACATTGCTGACCAGATCGATCAAGATTTGGTACTCCGGGGTTGGTTCCTGGCCCGGTCTCTGATTGAAACATCCTATAATCTGGTCATTCTCGATGAGATTAATGTCGCCCTTGATTATGGTCTTTTAGCGATAGAAGACGTTATAAAAACCTTAACTACTAGACCTGCCACCGTTAGCATTATTCTTACGGGTAGAAATGCACCCCAGGAAATTCTGGCAATTAGTGATACAGTGAGTATTATAACCAATGGAAAACACCACTATGAACAGGGGCTTATGGCCCAGGCGGGAATTGAATTCTAG
- a CDS encoding acyl-CoA dehydrogenase yields the protein MNFDLTEEQLLLKRMVREFAENELAPKAAYWDETGTFPRENLKKMAELDLMGMPFPETVGGAGMSVLDYVLVLEEIARVCPTTAVILAVHTSVGTMPIYLFGNQQQKEKYLTKLCRGEYLGAFALTEPTAGSDATKIKCSAEDKGDHYLVNGTKIFITNAGEADVYCTFVVTDKTKSHHGISCLLIEKNTPGFKVGKIEKKMGLNGSKTGELIFENAIVPKENLLGQEGEGFKIAMSLLDGGRIGIGAQGIGIAQGAYDYALAYTKERKQFGQPISNFQAIQFKLADMATRIDAARLLVYQAAYLRDQKLPHSKQASMAKMYGTDTAMWVATEAVQILGGYGYIREYPVERYFRDAKITQIYEGTNQIQRLVIAKNILK from the coding sequence ATGAATTTTGATCTCACGGAAGAACAACTATTGCTAAAAAGAATGGTCAGAGAATTCGCTGAAAACGAACTCGCACCCAAAGCCGCATACTGGGATGAAACCGGAACCTTCCCCCGGGAAAATCTCAAAAAAATGGCTGAACTTGATTTAATGGGCATGCCTTTTCCCGAAACGGTAGGCGGAGCGGGAATGTCCGTACTGGATTATGTCCTAGTATTAGAAGAAATCGCTAGAGTTTGCCCAACAACAGCAGTAATACTAGCCGTTCACACTTCAGTAGGGACTATGCCGATTTACCTTTTCGGTAATCAACAGCAGAAGGAAAAATATTTAACAAAACTTTGCCGTGGCGAATACCTGGGAGCTTTTGCCCTCACCGAACCAACTGCCGGCTCTGATGCCACCAAAATCAAATGTTCTGCTGAAGACAAAGGGGATCACTACCTTGTAAATGGTACCAAGATTTTCATTACTAATGCCGGTGAAGCCGATGTTTACTGCACTTTTGTTGTTACAGACAAAACCAAGAGCCATCATGGTATTAGTTGTTTACTTATAGAAAAAAATACTCCTGGTTTTAAAGTAGGAAAGATCGAAAAGAAAATGGGTCTTAATGGTTCCAAAACCGGTGAGTTGATATTTGAAAATGCTATAGTTCCAAAAGAAAATTTACTGGGCCAAGAAGGTGAAGGGTTCAAGATCGCCATGTCCCTTTTAGATGGTGGCAGAATTGGGATCGGAGCCCAGGGAATAGGGATTGCCCAGGGAGCATATGATTATGCTTTAGCTTACACAAAAGAACGCAAACAATTTGGCCAACCCATCAGTAATTTTCAAGCTATTCAATTTAAGCTGGCTGATATGGCAACCAGAATTGATGCTGCCCGACTTCTAGTTTATCAGGCTGCCTATTTGCGGGATCAAAAACTGCCTCATAGCAAACAGGCCAGTATGGCCAAAATGTATGGAACCGATACTGCAATGTGGGTAGCAACAGAAGCAGTACAAATTCTTGGTGGCTACGGGTATATCAGGGAATACCCGGTAGAGCGGTATTTCCGTGATGCCAAAATTACGCAAATCTATGAGGGTACAAACCAGATCCAGCGTCTGGTAATTGCGAAAAATATATTAAAGTAA